TTCGTCAACGAGCGCCGATGTCTGACGAGTCGTGTGTATCCGACCCGCGAGGACAGCGTCGGCGTCTCGCTGGCCGCTCACGGTGGCTCCGCGCGGGTCGAACTCGATGCCTGGACGCTCGGATCGGCGTGGAACGCGAACCGAGCGCGCTCGCCGACCCGGTAGATCAGTACCCCCGGCGAGTTTCCTCGCGGTGTGCCAGTCGCTCTTCGGGGAGGTCGGGCAGCTCCTCCGATTCGAGCGGGATCCGTCCGTGCGACAGCGTGCCCGTGATCCGGGTCCGATCGCCCGAAAGCGCGACTCGGACTGTCGGCGCGAGCGTCCCGCCGAACTTCGCGCGCTGCTCATCGGGCGAGAGGGTCGCCACGTCGTCGAGCGTGAGCCCGCCCAGATCGTAGTAGTTGAAAAAGCCGCTGACCAGCAGTTCCTCACGGTGTGAGAACGCGACCCACGAGTAGGCCTGATAGGGCGCGTTCGCGGGGTTCGTCAGTACCAGCCCCGAGCCGTTGAGCGGGCGATACTCTCCCCGTAGCGAGTCCGCGACGAACCCATAGAGACCGTCGGGCCCCTCCAGCCCGGGCGCGAAGGTGTGGTCGTGACTGGAGACGAAGAGGTAGTAGAAGCCGTTTCGCACCACGACGTGCGGCCGTTCGAGTTCCTGGTTCACACAGATACCTTCGAGAAGCGGGTCACAGAGCTCCCAGTCCGTCGGATCGCCCGTCGGCGAGTGTGCGATCCCGACGCTGCCGTTGAACTCCTCCCAGACGGGGTCCCCACAGGCGCCCGCGCCCTCCGGGATCGGCGTGTTGGCCTCGAACAGCAGGTAGGTTTTACCACTCCTTGGATCCTCGAAGAACCACGGGTCCCGAAAGGTGTAGATCATCCCCCTCGATTGTTCCTCTCGCTCGTAGCGCTCGCCGTCCGGTTCGAGCAGGACCCCGTGTGCGAAGGGGCCCTCGATACGAACCCCGTCGTCGTCGGCTACGACCGACCCCCCGGACCCGACCGCGAGGCGCTGCTCATAGGTGATCTCGGCCTCGCCGGCGCGACCGGAGGCGGTGTAGAAGACGTAGAGTCGCCCGTCGTCATCGAGCAGCGCCGAGCCGGCCCACTGCCGTGAGCCGCGAGTCCCGCCCTCGAAGACGGGTCCGCCGTCGAACCACGTCTCGCCGTCCCGCGAGTAGAAATAGCGGATCTCGGCGACGTCGTGGCGCTTTCCGGGCAGGAGGTCCGCGGGTGCGGTCAACGAGAAGATCACGCGCCAGCCCCCGACAGTGGCGATCGAACCGTCGCGCTCCCGCAGGAACCAGGTATCCCAGCCGTTGATCTCAGGGGCGGCGTCTTCGCGGGGCGGGTAGATGATCGGCACGACCGTCTCGTCGGTGCGCTCGATCTTCGAGGCGTGTTCGCGCGTCCAGCGTGGCGTTGCCCGCCCGCTGTGCTCGGGAGTCATACTCACAGTCGGCCTATCTCGGAAAAAACGGTTGTGTTATCCGTCGAGCGGGCTGCGAACCGCCTCCATGGGGGATGGGGCTCGCCGAACTCTGGAACGTGCTTGTGGTGGGTCTCGCGGTCGGCGTCGGCATCGTGCCGGTCGAGACGAACCTCGTCGCCACGATCTGTCTCCTCGTGTACGACTCGCTCGTCGCGCTGACGTCCGTTACGAACCGGTAGGAGGATCGCATCGAGGAGTACGCCGGCGCGCTCGTGGCAGTTCGGATCCTCCTACTGGCGATCGCGCTGGTCAGTCTCTCCGTCTGATCGGTCGAAAAAGTGGGGTCGAACCGCTCAGTCGTCGGCAGGTGCCGGCGAGTCGCCGGTCGAGACGCCCGTTCCGGGGCCCACGTCGATCCCCAGATCGTCGAGCTTCTCGTCAGGGACGATGCCGTCGACCCAGCCACGGTGCTCGTAGTACTCGGCTTTCATCTCCTCGAGCTCACAGTACTCGCCCTCGCTCGCGCCCTGTCCGGGGTTTCCGCCCTCCTCGAGGAACCGCTCCGGAAGGGAGTCGTCCGCGCCGTCGAACCCACAGAGGTTGTTGTAGTAGCGTTCGAGGTTGTAGACGCGCTCGCCGGCCTCCATGAGTTCGTCCTCGCTGACGTCGAGGCCGGTCATGCCGTTGTACTGGAGGACGTACTCCTCGATCCCTTCGGCGAAGGCGTTGAACTTGCAGATGTCGAAGCTGTCCGAGATGGCGTGGAGGTCCTGGAAGGTCGCGGTCAGCTCGCCCTTGCCCTCGTACTCGTAGGGGTCGACCTTCTCGGGAATCCCCAGGATTTCGGCCGCGGGGGTGTACCCACGCAGGTGACACGCGCCACGGTTCGAGGTGGCGTACCCGATGCCCATGCCCTTCATGCAGCGCGGGTCGTAGGCCGCGATCGACTGGTTCTTCACCGAGAGCTTGCTGTCGTGGCCGTCGGCCGCTTCTGCGAGGCCGTGCTGGCCTTCCGCGAGCAGGTCCGCGAGGTCGTCCTCGCGGTTGGCGATCCGGGTGATCATGTCGATCATCGTCTCGGAGTCGCCCCAGTCGATGCCGTCCTCGAGGTCGTCGAGCTTGCCTTGCTCGGTCAGCTCCATCGCCATCGCCATGATGTTGCCGACCTCGATGGTGTCGACGCCGACGTCGTTACACCGGTCGATCATCACGGCGATCTTATCGCGGTCGTCGTTCGCGGAGTTAGTACCCAAGGCCCACGCTGACTCGTACTCGAAGGACTCCATGCGAACGTTCATCTCCTCGCCCTTGTGCATCGTCTGGACCTCGACTTCCTTCTTACAGGCGACCGGACAGGAGTGACAGGTCGGTTCGTCGACGAGGATGTTCTCGCGGACGTTCTCGCCGCTGATCCGCTCGGCGTCGAGATCGTGCGGGCGGTTTTCCTCGTGTTCGTTGTACGAGACGCCCGAGGTGTACTTGCCGTTCTTCGTCGGGTGGCCGTCCATCTCCTCGGT
The DNA window shown above is from Halalkalicoccus jeotgali B3 and carries:
- a CDS encoding glycoside hydrolase family 68 protein, with amino-acid sequence MTPEHSGRATPRWTREHASKIERTDETVVPIIYPPREDAAPEINGWDTWFLRERDGSIATVGGWRVIFSLTAPADLLPGKRHDVAEIRYFYSRDGETWFDGGPVFEGGTRGSRQWAGSALLDDDGRLYVFYTASGRAGEAEITYEQRLAVGSGGSVVADDDGVRIEGPFAHGVLLEPDGERYEREEQSRGMIYTFRDPWFFEDPRSGKTYLLFEANTPIPEGAGACGDPVWEEFNGSVGIAHSPTGDPTDWELCDPLLEGICVNQELERPHVVVRNGFYYLFVSSHDHTFAPGLEGPDGLYGFVADSLRGEYRPLNGSGLVLTNPANAPYQAYSWVAFSHREELLVSGFFNYYDLGGLTLDDVATLSPDEQRAKFGGTLAPTVRVALSGDRTRITGTLSHGRIPLESEELPDLPEERLAHREETRRGY
- a CDS encoding aldehyde ferredoxin oxidoreductase family protein: MTDLGGFQDHVARVDLSSGDVNYESIDDEDAEKYIGARGLGVKYVFDNGPDVDPMSDENLIAFMNGPLTGTQTVMSGRIAVCTKSPLTGTVTDSHHGGWSGARLKWSGFDGLVFEGSSDEPVYAVVEDGEIELHDASDLWGKGVHETRDTLEERHEGAYGKNMSFMGIGQGGENGVKYACIMNEDDRASGRGGTGCVMGSKNLKAIVIKSGTKMPKPADQETFMEGHQQAMQLIQESDVTAPNEGGLSMYGTNVLMNITEEMDGHPTKNGKYTSGVSYNEHEENRPHDLDAERISGENVRENILVDEPTCHSCPVACKKEVEVQTMHKGEEMNVRMESFEYESAWALGTNSANDDRDKIAVMIDRCNDVGVDTIEVGNIMAMAMELTEQGKLDDLEDGIDWGDSETMIDMITRIANREDDLADLLAEGQHGLAEAADGHDSKLSVKNQSIAAYDPRCMKGMGIGYATSNRGACHLRGYTPAAEILGIPEKVDPYEYEGKGELTATFQDLHAISDSFDICKFNAFAEGIEEYVLQYNGMTGLDVSEDELMEAGERVYNLERYYNNLCGFDGADDSLPERFLEEGGNPGQGASEGEYCELEEMKAEYYEHRGWVDGIVPDEKLDDLGIDVGPGTGVSTGDSPAPADD